The Candidatus Nezhaarchaeota archaeon genomic sequence GACCTAACCTCGATGGGCTTAACGTACTTCGTCTCTGTCGTCTTCACGCAAAGCCCTTAGCCAAGGTAGCAGCTTAGCTTTTAAGAGTTCCCACCGTTAAGCTACTTCTTAACTAGCTTAGCTACGTGGTCTATTATGGCGTCGGCTATGTTGACTTTAGCTACGCTCTGGAGCCCTCTCCAGCCCGGCTGGCTATTAACTTCAGTAAGGTAGAAGCCTTCCCTACTCTCGAGGAAGTCTATGCCAGCTACTTCACAGCCCATGAGGCCGGCTGCCTTAACCGCTAGCTCAACTAGCTCTTCGCTCGGCTTAAACGCTAAGGGCCTAGCCCCTTGAGCTATGTTAGTCTTCCAGGATGACGACTCCCTGTACATAGAGGCCGCTACCTCGCCGCCGATTACGAAGGCCCTAATATCCCTAGTACCGTGTGGGATAAACTCCTGGATGTAGATTACGTGGTGAGTGAAGGCCAGGGTTCTGAAGACCCTAAGCGCGACCTCTCGATCAGTCAGTCTAGTTACACCTATTCCACGGGAGCCGAAGAGAGGCTTACACACGACGTCGCCGCCTAGCTCATCGAAGGCAGCGAGGGCCTCCTCAACGTTCTCAGTGACAACCGTCCTAGGCACTCTAATGCCGCTCTCCCCCAAGAAGGCCAGGGTGAAGTACTTATCGATGCAGCGCTCAATAGCTGAAGGGTGGTTGACTACCAGCAGCCCCGCTCGGCTTAAGGTATGGAGTAGATCGATCCTAAACAGGCATTCGTCCAACGACCCCGGCCCTATGGGCCTAACTATTAAGGCGTCCAGCTCGTCGACGGGAAGGTGACGCGACGAGGCCTTCGTCTTAAAGCCCACCCTCGCAGAGAGCTGCTGGAACCTTAATGGGACTGGCTCTATACCTCTCTTCTTCATGGAGTCGCACAGCTGGCTTGAGCACCAAGAGTCAACGTTCCTAGTTAGTAGGCCGAACTTCATAGTAGCTAAGAGAGCCTTCCTCGATAAGCCACTTAAGGCTTACTGACCTATCCTAAGGAGAGCTGATGTAGTTGATGGATACATGCTGGAGTTAAAAGGCTTTAAGCCCTACCGAAAATGAGAGGTGCGGGGGTGCGTATGGTTAGTGTAAATAAGCTCTCGATGAAGTACGTCAGCGAGCTAATAAACCGTGCTGAAGAGTACCGAGTGAAGGTTGAGAGGCTTCCGTGCGGAGCCACGGTAATCGACACTGGACTAGAGGCCCCCGGGGGCTACTTAGCTGGCCTACTATTGACGAAGGTAT encodes the following:
- a CDS encoding RimK family alpha-L-glutamate ligase; the encoded protein is MKFGLLTRNVDSWCSSQLCDSMKKRGIEPVPLRFQQLSARVGFKTKASSRHLPVDELDALIVRPIGPGSLDECLFRIDLLHTLSRAGLLVVNHPSAIERCIDKYFTLAFLGESGIRVPRTVVTENVEEALAAFDELGGDVVCKPLFGSRGIGVTRLTDREVALRVFRTLAFTHHVIYIQEFIPHGTRDIRAFVIGGEVAASMYRESSSWKTNIAQGARPLAFKPSEELVELAVKAAGLMGCEVAGIDFLESREGFYLTEVNSQPGWRGLQSVAKVNIADAIIDHVAKLVKK